The following proteins are co-located in the Frigidibacter mobilis genome:
- a CDS encoding capsule biosynthesis protein gives MITPTKAKKFRIRRATPTPSIAAAEPASTALPDMPVAPDPQRPTHGTPVRAPMQRQHPTEAPMIVVPDTAEDDGFGPDRYPTAAPDTVLGPTERTPEEEIAAIRAEGLTGRQLRMARRVAQRHGIEVTSDFEAVRVLRRRGIDPFQRSNILDLVVSEAQESKIQLPQTTRQTPQLPAAQQLTPERRAAEILKVQRSIARRRRRKLALLMTRLAFFVMLPTLIAGWYYFAIATPLYATRSEFVIQQAESQAGGLGSLFSGTQFATSQDSITVQGYMQSREAMKRLDRDLGFRNHWSQPGIDPLQRLAPDATDEAAYRTYKRNVKIGYDPTEGIIKMEVIAADPEVSTAFAEALIGYAEEQVDHLTQRLRADQMQGARESYADAEAKVQAAQARVLEMQEKLGVLDPISENSVVMQQIGTFEVQLAQKRLELQQLNDNAQPNAARVSGVEGDIARLQNMIGSLRAQLTESTGGTASLAMISGQMRIAEAELQTRQLMLSQAAQQMEVARIEANKQVRYLSTGVRPLAPDEPTYPRAFENTLVAMLIFSGLYLMLSLTASILREQVSA, from the coding sequence ATGATTACTCCCACCAAGGCTAAGAAATTCCGCATCCGCAGGGCCACACCCACCCCCTCCATCGCCGCAGCGGAACCTGCGTCGACGGCCCTTCCCGACATGCCCGTGGCGCCCGATCCGCAGCGCCCGACGCACGGCACCCCGGTGCGGGCCCCGATGCAGCGCCAGCACCCGACCGAGGCGCCGATGATAGTGGTGCCCGATACCGCGGAAGATGACGGCTTCGGCCCCGACCGCTATCCCACCGCCGCGCCCGATACCGTGCTTGGCCCGACCGAGCGCACACCCGAGGAAGAGATCGCCGCGATCCGCGCCGAGGGCCTGACCGGCCGCCAGCTGCGCATGGCCCGCCGCGTCGCCCAGCGCCACGGGATCGAGGTCACCTCGGATTTCGAGGCGGTGCGCGTGCTGCGCCGCCGCGGCATCGACCCGTTCCAGCGGTCGAACATACTGGACCTCGTGGTCTCGGAGGCGCAGGAGAGCAAGATCCAGCTGCCGCAGACCACCCGCCAGACCCCGCAGCTGCCCGCGGCCCAGCAACTGACGCCCGAACGGCGCGCTGCCGAAATCCTCAAGGTCCAGCGCAGTATCGCCAGGCGCCGCCGCCGCAAGCTGGCCCTGCTGATGACCCGGCTGGCCTTCTTCGTGATGCTGCCGACGCTGATCGCCGGCTGGTACTACTTCGCCATCGCCACGCCGCTTTACGCCACCCGCTCCGAATTCGTGATCCAGCAGGCGGAAAGCCAGGCGGGGGGGCTGGGCTCGCTGTTCTCGGGCACGCAATTCGCCACCAGCCAGGATTCGATCACCGTGCAGGGCTACATGCAATCGCGCGAGGCGATGAAGCGGCTGGACCGCGACCTTGGCTTCCGCAATCACTGGAGCCAGCCTGGCATCGACCCGCTTCAGCGCCTCGCGCCGGATGCCACCGACGAGGCGGCCTACCGCACCTACAAGCGCAACGTGAAGATCGGCTATGACCCCACCGAGGGCATCATCAAGATGGAGGTGATCGCCGCCGATCCCGAGGTCTCCACCGCCTTTGCCGAGGCGCTGATCGGCTATGCCGAAGAGCAGGTCGACCACCTGACGCAGCGCCTGCGTGCAGACCAGATGCAGGGTGCCCGCGAAAGCTATGCCGATGCCGAGGCCAAGGTGCAGGCCGCGCAGGCCCGAGTGCTGGAGATGCAGGAAAAGCTGGGCGTGCTGGACCCGATCAGCGAGAACTCTGTCGTCATGCAGCAGATCGGCACCTTCGAGGTGCAGCTGGCACAGAAACGTCTGGAACTGCAGCAACTCAACGACAACGCCCAGCCCAACGCCGCCCGCGTCTCCGGGGTCGAGGGCGATATCGCCCGCCTGCAGAACATGATCGGTTCGCTGCGCGCCCAGCTGACCGAAAGCACCGGCGGCACCGCCTCGCTGGCGATGATCTCGGGCCAGATGCGCATTGCCGAGGCAGAGCTGCAGACCCGGCAGCTGATGCTCAGCCAGGCCGCGCAGCAGATGGAGGTGGCGCGGATCGAGGCCAACAAGCAGGTGCGCTACCTGTCCACCGGCGTCAGGCCGCTGGCGCCGGACGAGCCGACCTATCCGCGGGCCTTCGAAAACACATTGGTGGCCATGCTGATCTTTTCGGGGCTCTACCTGATGCTGTCGCTGACCGCCTCGATCCTCAGAGAACAGGTTTCGGCCTGA
- a CDS encoding ABC transporter ATP-binding protein: MLEFENVSKSFWTGRQRKVILDRATFRVELGNSLGILAPNGTGKTTIINMMAGLEKPDEGTITRACRVSFPLGFMGGVVSKHTATENARYIARLYGLDPDYVEAFSRWLCGIDEYFDMPVGTFSSGMRARFSFSLLLALEFDIYLIDEGMPATTDAEFNRKAGTILRDRLQNATVIVVSHQAQTLEKFCRSAAVLRDGRLHMFDTLEEAKQLYDYSHQG, from the coding sequence ATGCTGGAATTCGAGAACGTAAGCAAGTCCTTCTGGACGGGCAGGCAGCGCAAGGTGATCCTTGACCGCGCCACGTTCCGCGTCGAACTGGGCAATTCCCTTGGCATCCTCGCGCCTAACGGCACCGGCAAGACCACGATCATCAACATGATGGCCGGGCTGGAGAAACCCGATGAGGGCACCATCACCCGCGCCTGCCGGGTGTCGTTTCCGCTGGGGTTCATGGGCGGCGTAGTCAGCAAGCATACCGCGACCGAGAATGCCCGCTACATCGCCCGTCTCTACGGGCTCGACCCCGATTATGTCGAGGCATTCAGCCGCTGGCTCTGCGGGATCGACGAATATTTCGACATGCCGGTGGGCACCTTCAGTTCGGGGATGCGGGCGCGCTTCAGCTTTTCGCTGTTGCTGGCGCTGGAATTTGACATCTATCTGATCGACGAGGGTATGCCGGCCACCACCGATGCCGAGTTCAACCGCAAGGCTGGCACCATCTTACGCGACCGTCTGCAGAACGCCACGGTGATCGTGGTCTCGCACCAGGCGCAGACGCTGGAAAAATTCTGCCGTTCCGCAGCTGTGCTGCGCGATGGCCGGTTGCACATGTTCGACACCTTGGAAGAAGCGAAACAGTTGTATGATTACTCCCACCAAGGCTAA